AAAAAGTCTTGGCAATATTTTTCCTTTAAACAGCCATTCGATAAAATCCCTAAATTTATAGGGAACAATCCCTAGATATATGGCCACACTAATGGCTAGATATACAAAGGATACCATGAATAGCCTGGATTTTTGTTCACACATATAGGCAGCCGCTAAAAGCTCATTGGAAGCCAATAGTACCAAAACAGCCATGCCTCTTATGCATAGAAAATCACGAATCATCAAAGTTACCACCACTGCCACACTCAAAAAGAATCCAAAAAAGATCCATTTGTATTGGCCAAAATCTGCTTCACTTAACCTTGTAATATGCCATAGAAACCATGAAACAGCAGCGCCAAAGGCTAGCCAATTTGCCAATCTAGAACGCATAAAAATTTTACACTTCCTTTCGCAAATCAGTGGCTTAATTATCAGGAAAATTCCACAGAAAATCAGTAGCAATCCCACAGATAATTCAGCAACAATTAATTCCATATATAATTCTGTATAAGGAACATATGAATTAAGTCAAAGCTTTCGTCAATAGAATAATCATCCAGACAGATTTCCAAATCCACAGGAATTTGCCTTTTAAACCATGTGCGCTGCTTTCGAATGAGACGATGGGTATTTCTTACCATAGAGTCGATCAGCCTATCCAAATCACCAGAACCACTTTTTATAAAGGCAATCGTCTCTCCATAGCCTATGGCTCTGGCAGCACTTCTATTGGATTCTATCCCTATCTCCATTAAGTGCTTAACCTCATCAATCAGCCCATCTTCAATCATTTTTATAATCCTGGCCCGGACCCGGTCGCCCATGCAATTTCTAGTTAGCAACACCGTAATTTTTCTATGGTTGGAGAATGGGCAGGATTTTGACATAAATCCAGCAACATTTTCTTCCACGGTCCTTCCGGTCACCAGGCAACGCTCTAGCGCCCTGGCAATTCTTCTAGGATTTTTCATATCCAAATTACCTAGAGCATCACCACTTAGCTCGTTAATTTTCCTCACTAAACCATCCAATCCAAAGTCATGATATAGCATTTGCACCTTGGCTCTCACATCCTCTGGAATCGCCACATCATCCATCACTGGATAGTAGAATGACTTCAGATAAAAACCACTGCCACCGACAATTAGCAGATTTTTGCCGCGCCCAGCCACATCGGCCATTACCCCCAGAGCGTAATCTACATATTGTTGTATATCAAATTTGTCATGTATATCCACCATGTCTATTCCATGATGCTTGATACGCTGGCAATCGGCCTTCGACGGCTTGGCCGAACCTATATCCATACAGCGATATATCTGCACCGAGTCACAGGAAAGAATCTCTGCATTCAATGCCTCGGCCAGTTTCAACGACAACTCAGTCTTGCCGACGGCGGTGTAACCGGTTAATAGAAGCAATCTAGCCATTATCCTACCATTTCATTAATTCAACCCTAAATCCAGGTTGAAATTTTGCCTCTCTACTGGATCCATTTTTTATGGTTACTCCAAATTCACACTTCCACGAATTTCCGATCATTGTTGAAATGAAATACTCATGCTCTGTCAATTTTTTCGTCCGAGCATCAAACCTGGCTGAAATTTTCGCACTGGTTACTGCATTGAAATTCCAAGCAAATCCAATGCCATATTGATCAAGCTCATGCTGTAGTGTTTTGGTAGAAAAATCAATTCGCCATAAATCGCCGCTCTTAAACTCAGTGGCTGTGGTCAGCTCATTGAGCGTTGCTCTGTTCGGGTTAATCCGAGAATAGGCTTTAAACCCGATGAAATCGAAGGGAGATAATTCCAACTTTATATAGCTGTCCGAAAGACTATGCCGACCATTGGTATCAAAATCAAAACCATAATGCCCGAGTCTTACATCCTGATATACAGATAATTCTGCAATTTTTCTAGCCAAATAATTTGATCTTCCTTGGACAAAAAATAAATTTTCCAGACCTAAACGCATTATATTGCCGGCTTTTAGCTGATCCACATCCCGCATATCTCCCAGGTCTAATGTGGGAATATTTGTATCAAAATGATGCCTGTCCATGGGCAATATTAGGGAAGAACCACCGGCAGCATTGGGCGTATATCTATATTGTATCATCGGCTTTATCACATGCTTTATTCCATGCATATCCAGCAAATCGCTGTCATAACCAATGAATCCATGGCCAAAGAATTCCACATCAACACCGACCTGACCAATGACCCGCTGATAACTATCTTTGGAAGACAGAGTTCTGTCATAGCAGGTAAATCTACCACCAATCACCGGAGTCACTGTCATGTAGTCAGTCAAATGAGTTGGCCGATACAAACCATAGTAAGAATCGAATCTGGTCAAAATATTCTTAACGTCGACCGACTTATCCCTAAGCCGCGCAACTTCGGCAAAGAAATTATGATATAATCCCATCCATGGTAATTGCATGGTTACCGTATCGAACCTAAGCTGAGGAAATCTCTCCACACTAGGATAAAAATCATTTGGCCGAAATTGACCGATGGCTGATAATAAATACCAATCGTCCTTATATACCACCTCAGCAAAGCTATCAGCATACCGATTTTTATTATGTATTCTCCGACGAAAATCTCTCTCTACTTCGGAATCACGCAGCCAGCTCAGTTGGCCGGTAACATCAACGCTATCATATATATGCTG
This window of the Puniceicoccales bacterium genome carries:
- the lptD gene encoding LPS assembly protein LptD, which produces MSFSPAMAKRPKVDTKDIVLEADSLKYRDGLAMADGNVIARKNDIIIMGDSLIYDLRHCSMEARNVKSYLHPMILTAKKISMTDMLRANDATIYFLEPDSFSPNIRAKKVVADGSRKCSVSHARIQIGKIPIFYLPKLDMDEHMFPDISSEIGVNSRHGAFVQNKVLVNVGNHVKLGGLFDVYTKSGILFGPALKYSSQDETYSVLGGVDAGFIADRGRRGVDNLGRNIKKHRFFSEVRHKQHIYDSVDVTGQLSWLRDSEVERDFRRRIHNKNRYADSFAEVVYKDDWYLLSAIGQFRPNDFYPSVERFPQLRFDTVTMQLPWMGLYHNFFAEVARLRDKSVDVKNILTRFDSYYGLYRPTHLTDYMTVTPVIGGRFTCYDRTLSSKDSYQRVIGQVGVDVEFFGHGFIGYDSDLLDMHGIKHVIKPMIQYRYTPNAAGGSSLILPMDRHHFDTNIPTLDLGDMRDVDQLKAGNIMRLGLENLFFVQGRSNYLARKIAELSVYQDVRLGHYGFDFDTNGRHSLSDSYIKLELSPFDFIGFKAYSRINPNRATLNELTTATEFKSGDLWRIDFSTKTLQHELDQYGIGFAWNFNAVTSAKISARFDARTKKLTEHEYFISTMIGNSWKCEFGVTIKNGSSREAKFQPGFRVELMKW
- the miaA gene encoding tRNA (adenosine(37)-N6)-dimethylallyltransferase MiaA; its protein translation is MARLLLLTGYTAVGKTELSLKLAEALNAEILSCDSVQIYRCMDIGSAKPSKADCQRIKHHGIDMVDIHDKFDIQQYVDYALGVMADVAGRGKNLLIVGGSGFYLKSFYYPVMDDVAIPEDVRAKVQMLYHDFGLDGLVRKINELSGDALGNLDMKNPRRIARALERCLVTGRTVEENVAGFMSKSCPFSNHRKITVLLTRNCMGDRVRARIIKMIEDGLIDEVKHLMEIGIESNRSAARAIGYGETIAFIKSGSGDLDRLIDSMVRNTHRLIRKQRTWFKRQIPVDLEICLDDYSIDESFDLIHMFLIQNYIWN